In the genome of Micromonospora sp. Llam0, the window CCGATCAGGTCACCGATGGTGGTGAACGCCTGGTGGTCCGGGTGGTTGCCCTGACCCCGGGTCTCGGCGTAGATCCACTCCAGCAGCGCGTCCGGATCGGTCGGCAGCGTGGCCAGCCGGTCGTACGCGCCGAAGTGCCGTACGTCGCTGTCGAGGGTGATGCCGGCCGGCTCGTTCAGCTCGTCGACCAGCCAGCCACGGTGGCCGTCCGGCGACAGCCACACCTGGCGCAGGTGCAGCCCTTGGCGGACCAGCCGGGTCTCGCCGGTGTCCGCGTTGTGTGCTTCGTACGTGTCAGCGACCTGGCTCTCGACATAGATGAACTGGTCCGGGCGAACCAGACCGGTGTCCCGGGTGGCGGCGACCAGCGCGATCTCGTCGAGCAGCGCCGCCGCGCCCTCGGCGATGCCGGCATCGGGGTCGGCGAACTGGGCCGGGCCTTCGGCCACCTGATCGGGGCCGGCGGTGCTGCCGGCCGGGCCGGCCGGATCGCCGGCCGGACCACCGCCGGGGTTCAGCGCCAGGCCGACGACGATCAGACCGGCCAGTACGGTGGCGACGGTCGGCACCGCGACGGACAGCCGGGGCATCCGCCACCGGCGGTGCGACGGCCCGGACGCGTCACCCGACATCGGGGTGCTTCGGCTCTCCTGCTCGATCATGGTCATCAGTGACTCCCGGTGGAAGTGGTGACGTCCGGCCGGCAGGTCCCGGGCGGGCGGCGGCCCAAGCGGCGCGTCGGGCTGCCGGCCGATCTCCTCGGGGCGGGCTCCGTTGATCCTCATCGGGTTCCCTCCGTGACGGTCCGTACCGCAGAATCGCGGTCACCTCTTACCTGTCCGGGCAGCGGCGCGGGTTCCGCCTGCCCGGTGCCCAGCTGAGGTGGGACGCCGAGCAGGTCGCGGAGTTTGCGGCGGGCGCGCGACAGCCGGGACCGGACGGTGCCGACCGGTACGCCGAGCGCCGCAGCGGCCGAGGCGTAGTCCAACTCCTCCCACAGGCAGAGGGTGACCACCTCGCGTTCCTGACGGCGCAGCGCCGCGAGCGCGGTCAGCACATGGCCGAGCCGGCGTTCGTCGTCGAGGCGGCGGCCGACGTGGTCGGCGTGGTCGGCGACGCCGCCACCGCCGGCCGCCTCGGCGGAGGCGAACGCGGCGACCGCCGTCCGGTAGCGCCGGTTGCTCCGCTGGGCGTTGCGGGCCACGTTGGTGGCGATGCCGAGCAGCCAGGCACGCAGCGAGCCACCGTCGGCGTCGATGCGCCCCCGCAGCCGCCAGGCCTGCAGGAACGTCGTCGACATCACGTCCTCGGCGCTCGCCCAGTCGGCCGTCAACCGGAACGCGTGGTTGTACACCGTCTTCGCGTACCGGTCGAACAGCTCGCCGAAGGCGGCGGCGTCACCGGCCCGCGCCCGGGCACGTAGGTCCCTCGTCATGCTCATTGTCTGTCCGCCACCACCGTCTGGGTTCCCACCCGGCGGAAGATGATCGCCGACGTTGCACCGGCCGATGCCGTCGCCGAGCGTCCTTCTAGGATTGACAGATGCAATTGATTGAGCGGCCCTGGGGTGTGACCGCGTTCGGCGCGGCAAGCGTAAAGGCCATGCCGGGTCTGGTCCGGGTCAGGTTCCGGGTGGTACGGGTAGAGCAGACTCCCTCGGAGGCTTTCGCTACCGCAGCCGAAGCGGTACGCGCGGTGCGTCAGGCACTGCGGGAGCACGGCGTCGTCGACAGCGCGGTAGAGCGTTCCCGCCTGGATCTGAAAAGTTCGTGGAGTGGCTACGGTCCGGAGCGGGCGTTCCTCGGATACCAGTGTCAGGCGTCGTTCGCCGTGGAGTCGGACCGGCTGGACATCGTCCAGCAGTTGCTAGATGACGTCGTGGCCGCTGGTGCAAACGAGATCGAGGCGGTGGAATTCGATGTCACGACAAAGGGCGAGATGCGCGCGGAGGCTCGACGTCAAGCGGTTGCCGCCGCCCGGAGCAAGGCCGAGCTGTACGCCGAAGCGGCCGGTATCCGGCTCGGTACGGTCGTGCACATCGATGATGTCGATCCAGAGAATGTGGGACACGAGCGCTACCGTGGGCACGGATCTGGCGGGCAGGCTTCCGCCCAGGACCTCGCACCCGGGCACGTGGTGGTCTCCGCTGCGGTGATCCTCGGCTTCTCGATCACCCACGGCTGAGAAGCGGTCAGTAGGTTCCCGGCCGGTGTGCCAGGATCGCGTCGTGGCAGTCATCGAGGTCGTCGTCGGCGACATCACCCGTGAGGACGTCGACGCCATCGTCACCGCCGCCAACGAGTCACTGCTCGGCGGCGGTGGAGTCGACGGGGCCGTTCACCGTGCGGCCGGCCCCCGCCTGGCGCGGGCCGGCGGTGCGATCGCCCCCTGCGAGCCGGGTGACGCCAAGGCGACACCCGCGTTCGACCTCGACCCGCCGGTACGGCACGTCATCCATACCGTCGGGCCGATCTGGGAAGGCGGCGACCACGGCGAAGCCGAGATTCTGGCCTCCTGCTACCGGTGCAGCCTGCGGGTCGCCGACGAGATCGGCGCTCGGACGATCGCCTTCCCCGCGATCGCCACCGGCGTGTACGGCTTCCCTGCCGACCGGGCCGCCCGGATCGCCGTTCAGACCGTCACCGCCGCCCCGACCTCCGTGGAACGGATCCGACTCGTCGCGTTCGACGAGGCCACCGCGACGCACCTCCGGTCCGCGCTGGCCACCACCGGCTGATTCACCCGCCTGGCAGCCGCCCGAGTTCGCACACCGCCACGGCGACACCCTCGCCGCAGGCAGGGCGCGCTTCTGCCGTGGTCGCGTCTACGCCTGGCCGGAGTCCGGTACGTGCACGTAGAGTTCGTGCACCTGCGGCTGGGCGTCAGACCGGTAGCCGAGGTCGAGCTTCATGCCGCCGACCGTCCGTCCCTGGTCGCGCAGCCACTGTTCGATGGCGCCGAACGTGTCCCCGATCTCCGCCACCGGCCCGGTGTGCCGGCAGTATGCCCAGTCGCCCCCCGGAACGTGGGCGGTTGTCCATTGACCGGAGATGGGCGCCTGTGGTGATACAGCCACCCCGACGACTTCCTGGTACCGCCCCTCACCAAGGTGGTAGCTCGCCTCGGCGAAGGTGCCGTCGGCGGACGGCGGCAGGTCCGCGCACCGGTCGAACAGCTGCCGCCACGCGGTGGGGACCAGCCTGCTCAGCTCTTGGAACGGCGCGACGACCGGCAGGCCGACCACGACGACCGGCTCCCGGCTGACGATCCGCATGGCGCCTCCCTCTTGACATCTCCCCCTGCTGAAGCAGGGAGATTCAACCCTCACGGGTTGAGTTTTCTGCTTCGCCGACCACAGCCGACCCGAATCAACGGCAAGGGACGGGATACCGCCCATCGGTCTTACACAGTCTCCACAGACGTCACTTCCCGCCAGCCCGGCGGTAGGCCCGACCAGCTTGGTTGTCACCGGAAGGACAACGCCACGTTAGCACACCTGTCCGTACGCCGGTGTCCCGGTGCGCGAGTAGCAGACGTCGATCCGCCTCGGCGGCGAATCGACTTTCCCTGCCCTGCTCCGCAGGAATCCGTTTCCTCCCCGGCCGGAAGGACTCCGTTGGGGAAGGCCGGAGTATCCACGGAAGGCATCTGATGACCCACGGTTCCGGATCATGATGCCGGATCGACGGCACTAACCCCTGGCTGGGTCACGGCACCGCGCCGGTGACCACGCCCTCCAGCGCCGCTGTCAACTCCGCTGCGGTGATCACCGCTCCGACAGCGTAGACCTCCTGGCCGAGGATGGCGGTCTCCGGGCAGTCGTCCCCCGCCGTCTCGAACTTGACCGTCTCCACCAACTCCCAGGTCCGCAGCTCCCACACCAGGATCGTGACCTCTCGGTTGTACAGCGGGACCCGCAGCGGGACCGTGCTGGTACCCAGGGTGTAGCTACAGGTCCTGAGTTCAACGTCACCCAAGGTCTCGTAGGCGCAGCCGACCAGGACCACCTCGGATGCCGTCTCCGGCGTCCACTCCACAGGAAAGGCCTCCTCGCTGAGCACCACGACTTCCACTGCGCCGCCCATCACGATCGGATGCGGCCCGGTGCCCGCGTATTCCGTCTGCGTGCGGTAGTCGAGGTCCCGGTCCTCGCACAGGTCGCCGAGATCAGCCGGGTCGTCAGGCAAATCCCAGCCGGGGAAGGAGGGTGCTGGCGGTGTTCGCTGTGGGCCTGCCCCGTCCGCAGCGCGGTCAGCACCCGGCCCCGTGCTCTCGCTGCTCTCGCATCCTGACAGGAGCAACGACCCGGCCAGCAGCGCGACCGCGACCTTGAAGAGGCGATGCCGACGGTTCGCGAGATTCGGATAGCGCAGAGCCATCATCCTCCAGGGTGGCCAGCATGGCGGTGGGCGCCGATCAGCGTGACGATGCGTGCGTCTGGAGGGCGCGACAAAACGACTGTCGGTCTATCGATGAGTCTAGCAGCGCGGCGGACGACGGCAGGCCGACCACGACGACCGGCTTCCGGCTGACGATCTGCATGATGCCTCCGGCACCGCCCTCCGGCACCGCCCTCCGGCTCACTACCCGGGTCTACGCACTTGATCGGGGTGGGGTAGCCGCTTGGTCGCTTTTCGTGACGACAACTGGTTGCAGACAATGAAGCTGGGGTCGGGCGTGTCGTAACGCAGGCGTACCCGCGACATCCAAGATCATGGTTCTTGTCTAGGGAATCATGATGAGTGGAAGGTCGCGGGTACGTGGTTCAGGATACTGCCGTGGACACCCTGTTCGGGTTGACGGGTGTGCGGGTCGTCGAGGTCGACACCGAACCCGACGACAGCGTGACGGTGTATGTACAGACGGCGGTGACCGTGGTGTGTCCCGGCTGCGCCACTCCAGCGGCACGGATCAAGGAACGCGTCACCGGCCGGATACGCGATGTGCCCTACGGCGGCCGCCGGATCCGAGTGGTGTGGTGGAAACAGCGCTGGTCATGCCTGAACGAAGACTGTCCACGCGGGAGTTTCACCGAGTCCGTGACCGATCTGCCGACGCGTTCGCGGTTGACGCCCCGACTGCGACGGTCCTGCGCGCGGTCCGTCAGCGACTCCGGGCGCACCGTCGCCGAGGTCGCCGCCAGTCACGGGGTGTCCTGGCACACCGCGCACGACGCGTTCACCGCCACCGTCGATCCGGTACTGGCCGGCGAACCGGAACCGGTCACCGACCTCGGTATCGACGAGGTCCGCCGGGGCCGTCCCCGACTGGCCGCCGACCCGGACACCGGCCGGACACGGCAGATCGCCGACAGGTGGCACACCGGCTTCACCGACCTGTCCGGGCCACAGGGCCTACTCGGCCAGGTCGAAGGCCGCCGCACCGCCGACGTCACCGCCTGGCTCGAACAGCGGGACCCGGCCTGGCTGGCCGGAATCCGCACGGTCTCGATCGACATGTGCCCCGCGTTCCGCGCCGCCGTCCCGCGAGGCACTACCCCACGCCCTGCTGTGCGTGGACCCGTTCCACCCGGTCCAACTCGCCAACAGGATGCTCACCACCGTCCGGTGGCGCATCGTCAGGAACAAGTACGGCCGTCGGGGCCGTAAGACCGACCCCGAGTACGGCATCAAACGACTCCTGACCCGCAACCGGGAGGACCTGTCCCCACCACAACTCGCGAAGCTGTGGAACACCATGGCCGACGACCCGACGCTGACCGACCCGCACCTGGCCTGGATCACGAAGGAACACCTCCGCGACCTGCTCGCCCTACGGATCACCCGCAGCCACACCACCCCCGCGCCCAGCCTCGCGCGTGACCACTGGGCCACCCTGCTGACCTGGTGCGCCGACCACGCCCACGTCGACGAGATCGCCGCGTTCGCCCGTACCCTCGACACCTGGCGCGACGAGATCGTCAACGCCGTCCTCACCGGCGCGTCCAACGCCGGCAGCGAAGGCATCAACCGAATCCAGAAACTCGACGCCCGCGCCGCGTTCGGCTACCGCAACCCCGACAACCAACGCCGCCGCGCCCGAACAGCGACCCGACGACCCCGCAAACGATCACCCAACGCAATCAGCCGCAATCGACTCTGGGTAACCGGACCACAACACCACCCCGACTAAATGCGAAGACCCGGTTTGTGCCCGGTCGACTGCTGATCACGATGCCAGGCGACGTGGCTCGCTACGGGGAAGGCGTAGCCGGTCGCCCCGCCACGATCTCGGCGTTGCCGCTACGAACGGAGTGAGCTGATGAGCCGCAAGTTTCAAGTCACCTTCGACGCGCACGACCCGCCCGCACTGTCCACGTTCTGGCGCGACACCCTCGGGTACGTCCATCCCGGCCCGCCCGGCGTCGAGCTGCCCGAGGGTGCCGACCCGCTGGCCGCGTGGGGCGAGTTCCTGGCGAAGATCGGCGTCCCGGAGGACCAGCGCAACACCAGGTCCGCCATCGAGGACGCGGACGGCGAAGGCCCCCGGCTGTTCTTTCAGCAGGTTCCGGAAGACAAGATCGCAAAAAATCGCGTGCACCTCGACGTCCGGGCAGCTCCCGGACTGCACGGCGAGGAGCGTATGGCAGCACTGGAAGCCGAGTGCGACCGCCTCATCAAGCTGGGAGCAACACGAGTGCGCCGCTTCGATCCCGAACCCCCAATCGGCGCCGGCCACATCGTGATGACCGACCCCGAGGGCAACGAGTTCTGCCTCGACTGAACCCCCCACAGATCCTCTCCAATTCCCGCCTCAGAGTGATCGATCTTCACCAGTGGACCACATGATCAATTCACTCTCATGCCGATGAGCGGATGCCGTGAACCTCGGCGGCCTGCCGGGCGACTGTAAGGGTGTGGCAGGCGAAACGGGCGGGAGACGATGTGGATCGGGTCAGACGCGACGCGTTGCTGGTTGTGCGGGCGCAGCTGGGGGACCGGCGGGCGCTGGCCGAGCTCGTCGGGTACTGGCACGAACCGGTGTGGCGGTACGTGCGGCGAATGGTCGACCGGTCCGGCCCGGCCGACGATGTGAGCCAGGAGGTGTGGGCCGGTGCGCTGAAGGTCCTCCCGGCCCTCAAGGAGCCGGAACGGTTCGCGCCGTGGCTGTTCACGATCGCCCGGCGTTCGGTGATGGACCACCTGCGGGACAAGTACCGCCAGGTCGATCCGCTCGACGGTGAGCCGGCCGGGGGCGACGAGGTCGCTGCGGTGTTGGACCAGGCGCAGGTCGCTGAGGGCCTGGCCGAGTTACCAGTATGCGAACGCGAGGTGCTGATCTTGTTCTATCTCCACGACCTGGCACTGGAGGAGTGCGCGCAGGTGCTGGCGATCCCGGTGGGGACGGTGAAGTCCCGGTTGTTCCGCGCGCGACGGCTGCTGCGTGACCACATGATTGAGAAGGGATATCCAGGATGACCGAGAGACCCAAGTACAGCCCCGACGACATCGTGCGCGGGCTGTCGCTGCCACGGCGCGTCGGTCTCCTCGTGGCTGGGCTCGGTGGCCTGGCGGCAGCCGCGACCATCGGCCTGCTGTGGGCCACCGAACCCGGCGAACTGCCGCTACGGACCAGGATCGCGTTCACCGCGATGATCGGCATCGGGATGGCGTGGGCCGGCTTCGCGGGCTGGGCGTTGGCCCGCCGCCCGCTGTTCGCTGTCGACCGGATGATCGCCGCCTGGCTCGCGGTCACATTCAGCACCCTGACGACACTCGGCATGGTGACGGTCGCCGTCACGCGCGCCAGCACCGCAGGCATCCTCGCTGGCGCGGGTCTCGGCGTAACCCTGACGGTCGTGGCAAGCATGATGCTCGCCCGCGCCCGCGCCTACCGCAGGGCACTGCTCACCCGCCGACACGAGCTCGAACGCGAGAGCCATTGAGCAGTCAGCCTCAAAAGCTCGACACCCCGACAACCAAGCTCTACGTCAGAAGGAATCGGCCATGAACGCTCGTAAGCCACTCCCCATCGGCCCGCTGGCCCTGGTCCTGCGTCACGTCCGACCGGCGTCCACCAGCCACCGCATCGCGATTCTCGCTATCGCCCTCGCTGCGGCCCTGCTCGTCGGTATCGCCCTACTCCTGCGCTGACTGATCGGCGGACACGTCCTGTCATGCCGCGAAGCGCTCGTTACCGAAGGTGGTGCCGGTCGTCAACCTCCGGACGTGCCGATGTGCGTGCACGCGATCATGAATCCGTCGGTTGGTCACGGCTGGCGAGCGGCCGCTGCGGGCGCGTCCGGTAGACCGGCCCGGATCCGCCACGGGCTGGGGTCGAACTGACCCGAATTCAGCACATCGGTCAACATGGCGACGGCCGCGGCGAACCCATCGACGAGGTCATGAGAGCCCTCAACCGGCCATTGCGCCTCGCGGACCTGGTGCATGTTGTGGTCTGGCCGACACCAACGGGCGGCCCCCACTGCCGCGCTGACCGAAAGTTCCGGCATCCAGGCCAGGTCAAGGGTCAGTTCGAGCCAGTCGGAGGGGGCGCTCTCAAACGTGATTGCCACGTCCAGCAGGGACAGATATCCGCGCTTGGACAACATGGCCGGCGTCGGCTCGATGTGCTCTCCGGATACCAGGTCCAGCTGGTGCGACCGACAGCGGGCCGTCATCCCCAACCGTTTCCAGGGCCCTGGTCATTAGATGGTCGGCGGCCATGACATAACTTTAGATCGGCCGGACCGACGCCGGGACGCCGTCGAAGTCGGCGCTGCGGGCAGTCTCGGCCCACCTCTCGACCTCGTCCAGACCACGCCGGTACACGCCCGAGATACGCTCGACCGCTTCGCGCCCGAGCGGCAGGCGCAGCGGCACCTCGTCGCTGTGTGCGAGGGACACGATGATCTCAGCCGCCCGCGTTGGGTCACCTTCCTGGCGGCCGTCGGTCCCGGCCATGTCCGCGCGGACGGCGGCGAGCAGGTCACGGTAGGTTTCGGACGCCTCAGTGAATTCGAGCACGTCGGCGGCGTTGAAGTCAGTCCGGAACCGGCTCGGTTCGACGATCATGACGCGGATGCCGAACGGTGCGACCTCTCCGGCCAGGGCCTCGGACCAGCCTTCGAGGGCGAACTTCGACGCGGAGTAGGCCGACACGCCGGGGAACGACATCCGTCCGCCCTGGCTGCTCATCTGCACGATCGTTCCGGCGCCCCGTGTACGCATCGCGGGCAGCGCCGCCCGCACGAGCGCGGCCGGGCCGAACAGGTGCAGATCCATCAGCTCGCGCAGCTGTGCGTCGCTGACCTCCTCGACCGCTCCGACCACGGCCCGGCCCGCGTTGTTGACGAGAACGTCGAGCTGACCGAAGCGGTCGAGGGTGGCCCGCACGAGCGACGGTGCCGCAGTGATGTCTCGGGCGTCGAAGTGCGCGATCAGAAAGTTGTCGGGGTATTTGGCCGCCAGGACGGCCATGCTGTCCGGCCGGCGTACCGCCGCCACCACATGGTCGCCCGCTGCGAGCGCCGACTCCGCCAGTGCTCGCCCGAAACCGCGGGCCGCGCCGGTGATGATCCAGGTCTGTGTCGTCATGGCGGCAACGCTATGGCTTTGAGCGCGCGCGTACGCAAACGCAGACCCGCTGCGACGCAAATCCTCTGGTCGGCCATAAGGGGCAGCGTCTGCCCTGCGTCTTGGGCAGCGGTTGCCCCCGCGTTTCGCCGAAGGCAAGGTCGTCAAGAATCAGCTCCACCTCGATGTGCGGGTCGGCACCGGGCTCGTGGGGACGAACGCCTGGCCGCGCTTGAGTCTGAGTGCGCACGACTGCTCCCGCTCGGTGCGACACGCGTGCAACTGCTACGCGCAGACGGCGTCAACGAGTCGTGCCTCGTGATGCAGAACATCGAGGGCAACGAGTTCTGTCTCGACTGAGCAGCCGCCGAACCGGGCACACCCCGGAGATCCGCACTCCGCAGCGCCGGCTCGCCCGACCCCGCGCCAGCCGATTGGTCCGTTTTTCTGGCACAACGGGGCCGATCGTCCGACCGGTTGACCGGTCTGATGCTCGTCTGACCCGCCAGCATGGCGGACGCCATCCCGTGCCACCGCCAGACCCGAGGATCCAAGGCGGCATGAACCTTTGTCGCGCCGCCCAGGCAGCCGCCGACCTTCGACCGCCAAGCGACATGCTCATCTGCCGAATTGAGCGCGCAACAGCTCGCCTCAGGACCGTCCGCCCGGCTGGTCGGGCTTGTGTCTGCCCACTCCGCACACCGGCAGGCCAGGCCGCTTGCCGTGCTGGTTGAAGCGGGCCGCAAGGAGGTGTCCTACTCGACGAAGCCGAGTAGGTGAGCTGGCCCCGAGTGCCTGATAAGACCTAATGGGGTCCCGGCAGGAGTCCCGGGCCGCCGTTCGCGATTCATGCCTGGAAGTAGTGTCCTTCGTCCAGGTCGGCGATCAGACCGGGGTGGGCCGGGGCCCAGCCCAGCAGTTCGCGCGTGATCGCGGAGGACGTCGGGTTGTCCATCTGCGCGAACGACCCGAGGAAGCCGAAGTAGTCATTCGCCTCGTCGGGGCTGATGCTTCGGACCGGGATGTCGAGGTTGCGGCCGATGGCAGCAGCGATCTGCTGGAAGGGGACTCCTGCGTCGGCTGCCGCGTGCAGGCGCGAACCGGCCGGTGCCTTTTCGAGGGCGAGCCGGTAGAGCTCAGCCGCGTCGAGCGTGTGCACGGCCGGCCACAGGTTGGCGCCCTCGCCGACGTATGCGGCGTACCCGTGTTGCCGGGCGGCAGCGATGATGACGGTGATGAAGCCGTAGTGGTCGAGCGAGCTGTGCACTGTGGGCGCTAGCCGGACGACGCAGGAGCGCACACGACGGGAGGCAAGGTCGGCTACGAGGTTCTCAGCGTCGATCCGGTAGCCGCTCGGGAAGGCGTCGCGTTCGGTGCCGGGGCGGCCGTCGATGCCGCCCATCGCGAGCATGGCCGTCCCGCTCGTGCCGACCAGAGGTTTGCCGGAGCCGTCCAGGCCGTCGGCGAGTGCCTTGAGGGCGTCCAGGTCGGCCTCGGCGGCGCCGGCCGTGTCGCCACTGAGCATGAGGTCGTGGCGGAAGGCGAGGTGGATGACCCCGTCGGAGGCGGCTGCTTCTTCGCGGAGGACGTCGAGGTCGGACAGGTCGCCGCGGCGTGCCTGAGCGCCGAGCTTCTCGATCGCGGCGGCGGACGTGTCGGAGCGGG includes:
- a CDS encoding CU044_5270 family protein; amino-acid sequence: MRINGARPEEIGRQPDAPLGPPPARDLPAGRHHFHRESLMTMIEQESRSTPMSGDASGPSHRRWRMPRLSVAVPTVATVLAGLIVVGLALNPGGGPAGDPAGPAGSTAGPDQVAEGPAQFADPDAGIAEGAAALLDEIALVAATRDTGLVRPDQFIYVESQVADTYEAHNADTGETRLVRQGLHLRQVWLSPDGHRGWLVDELNEPAGITLDSDVRHFGAYDRLATLPTDPDALLEWIYAETRGQGNHPDHQAFTTIGDLIGEQYPPAELSAALYRAAAKIPGVLLVDDATDAIGRSGVAVARVEEGTGVRNEWIFDREDHTFLGSRSVYTTAVPDSIIPAGTVTFSQAVVRRAVVDELKQLP
- a CDS encoding RNA polymerase sigma factor, translated to MSMTRDLRARARAGDAAAFGELFDRYAKTVYNHAFRLTADWASAEDVMSTTFLQAWRLRGRIDADGGSLRAWLLGIATNVARNAQRSNRRYRTAVAAFASAEAAGGGGVADHADHVGRRLDDERRLGHVLTALAALRRQEREVVTLCLWEELDYASAAAALGVPVGTVRSRLSRARRKLRDLLGVPPQLGTGQAEPAPLPGQVRGDRDSAVRTVTEGTR
- a CDS encoding SIMPL domain-containing protein; protein product: MQLIERPWGVTAFGAASVKAMPGLVRVRFRVVRVEQTPSEAFATAAEAVRAVRQALREHGVVDSAVERSRLDLKSSWSGYGPERAFLGYQCQASFAVESDRLDIVQQLLDDVVAAGANEIEAVEFDVTTKGEMRAEARRQAVAAARSKAELYAEAAGIRLGTVVHIDDVDPENVGHERYRGHGSGGQASAQDLAPGHVVVSAAVILGFSITHG
- a CDS encoding O-acetyl-ADP-ribose deacetylase: MAVIEVVVGDITREDVDAIVTAANESLLGGGGVDGAVHRAAGPRLARAGGAIAPCEPGDAKATPAFDLDPPVRHVIHTVGPIWEGGDHGEAEILASCYRCSLRVADEIGARTIAFPAIATGVYGFPADRAARIAVQTVTAAPTSVERIRLVAFDEATATHLRSALATTG
- a CDS encoding GyrI-like domain-containing protein is translated as MRIVSREPVVVVGLPVVAPFQELSRLVPTAWRQLFDRCADLPPSADGTFAEASYHLGEGRYQEVVGVAVSPQAPISGQWTTAHVPGGDWAYCRHTGPVAEIGDTFGAIEQWLRDQGRTVGGMKLDLGYRSDAQPQVHELYVHVPDSGQA
- a CDS encoding transposase family protein encodes the protein MDTLFGLTGVRVVEVDTEPDDSVTVYVQTAVTVVCPGCATPAARIKERVTGRIRDVPYGGRRIRVVWWKQRWSCLNEDCPRGSFTESVTDLPTRSRLTPRLRRSCARSVSDSGRTVAEVAASHGVSWHTAHDAFTATVDPVLAGEPEPVTDLGIDEVRRGRPRLAADPDTGRTRQIADRWHTGFTDLSGPQGLLGQVEGRRTADVTAWLEQRDPAWLAGIRTVSIDMCPAFRAAVPRGTTPRPAVRGPVPPGPTRQQDAHHRPVAHRQEQVRPSGP
- a CDS encoding transposase; this encodes MDPFHPVQLANRMLTTVRWRIVRNKYGRRGRKTDPEYGIKRLLTRNREDLSPPQLAKLWNTMADDPTLTDPHLAWITKEHLRDLLALRITRSHTTPAPSLARDHWATLLTWCADHAHVDEIAAFARTLDTWRDEIVNAVLTGASNAGSEGINRIQKLDARAAFGYRNPDNQRRRARTATRRPRKRSPNAISRNRLWVTGPQHHPD
- a CDS encoding VOC family protein, producing the protein MSRKFQVTFDAHDPPALSTFWRDTLGYVHPGPPGVELPEGADPLAAWGEFLAKIGVPEDQRNTRSAIEDADGEGPRLFFQQVPEDKIAKNRVHLDVRAAPGLHGEERMAALEAECDRLIKLGATRVRRFDPEPPIGAGHIVMTDPEGNEFCLD
- a CDS encoding RNA polymerase sigma factor, whose translation is MDRVRRDALLVVRAQLGDRRALAELVGYWHEPVWRYVRRMVDRSGPADDVSQEVWAGALKVLPALKEPERFAPWLFTIARRSVMDHLRDKYRQVDPLDGEPAGGDEVAAVLDQAQVAEGLAELPVCEREVLILFYLHDLALEECAQVLAIPVGTVKSRLFRARRLLRDHMIEKGYPG
- a CDS encoding SDR family NAD(P)-dependent oxidoreductase, which encodes MTTQTWIITGAARGFGRALAESALAAGDHVVAAVRRPDSMAVLAAKYPDNFLIAHFDARDITAAPSLVRATLDRFGQLDVLVNNAGRAVVGAVEEVSDAQLRELMDLHLFGPAALVRAALPAMRTRGAGTIVQMSSQGGRMSFPGVSAYSASKFALEGWSEALAGEVAPFGIRVMIVEPSRFRTDFNAADVLEFTEASETYRDLLAAVRADMAGTDGRQEGDPTRAAEIIVSLAHSDEVPLRLPLGREAVERISGVYRRGLDEVERWAETARSADFDGVPASVRPI
- a CDS encoding VOC family protein, translating into MALSARVRKRRPAATQILWSAIRGSVCPASWAAVAPAFRRRQGRQESAPPRCAGRHRARGDERLAALESECARLLPLGATRVQLLRADGVNESCLVMQNIEGNEFCLD
- a CDS encoding SDR family oxidoreductase; its protein translation is MRVFLTGASGHLGSAVVPELLSAGHEVVGLARSDTSAAAIEKLGAQARRGDLSDLDVLREEAAASDGVIHLAFRHDLMLSGDTAGAAEADLDALKALADGLDGSGKPLVGTSGTAMLAMGGIDGRPGTERDAFPSGYRIDAENLVADLASRRVRSCVVRLAPTVHSSLDHYGFITVIIAAARQHGYAAYVGEGANLWPAVHTLDAAELYRLALEKAPAGSRLHAAADAGVPFQQIAAAIGRNLDIPVRSISPDEANDYFGFLGSFAQMDNPTSSAITRELLGWAPAHPGLIADLDEGHYFQA